From Streptomyces sp. NBC_00370, a single genomic window includes:
- a CDS encoding carbamoyltransferase C-terminal domain-containing protein, with the protein MPAVLGLNFHHDTAAALIVDDRLYAAEEERWSGVKHNHPTRKGTLAAPVRALQWCLEAAGIEPQDVDAVWAASMRPNPAAGWWLTEERDELAALLPTPLGDQLRLLSHHTAHVLSGYLLSGHDHAAGLVIDAGGSSLGSDFGPGRERITGYDLRLDRIDRIHQSMPTVVPGPVGPRRVHSSLGHFYRNLARRVIPPGDEPEGSMMALAAFGDPHRYRPQIRELVRLGDDGEVRIGHPWGSADSSTPLLLRGRVWTADNVVEQTDAERADLAAAVQDVFSESVIHIARHLQRLTRASALVFSGGCALNSHLNGRLADDSGFDTLFVAPAPHDAGTAVGAALYAWHYQLGQECLQVPTDAAWGPNPGTLKAGAMPSGYRALTGLGADLAPAAAALLAQHRIVGWVQGPLEFGPRALGHRSILAHPGHAATRDRLNAIKQRATYRPFAPAVLAEHATKWFMSTGDPFMNRVAHVRRCRADRIAAVTHHDGTARVQSVATDHQGLHELLQRFHEHTGLPLLLNTSFNLKGTPILRSAEQAVQAAAGLGLDALAVGDTLLIADQVPDPRALPQPSLREG; encoded by the coding sequence ATGCCCGCAGTCCTCGGGCTGAACTTCCACCACGACACCGCCGCCGCCTTGATCGTCGACGACCGCCTCTACGCGGCAGAAGAGGAACGCTGGAGCGGCGTCAAGCACAACCACCCCACCCGCAAGGGCACGCTCGCCGCACCGGTCCGTGCCCTTCAGTGGTGTCTGGAGGCCGCCGGCATCGAACCGCAAGACGTCGACGCCGTCTGGGCCGCCTCCATGCGCCCCAACCCCGCAGCCGGCTGGTGGCTCACCGAGGAGCGGGACGAACTCGCCGCTCTCTTACCTACCCCGCTCGGTGACCAGCTCCGCCTCCTCTCCCACCACACCGCCCATGTGCTCTCTGGGTACCTGCTCTCCGGACACGACCACGCGGCGGGTCTCGTCATTGACGCCGGCGGCTCCTCCCTCGGCTCCGACTTCGGTCCGGGGCGGGAACGCATCACCGGCTACGACCTGCGACTGGATCGCATCGACCGCATCCACCAGAGCATGCCGACCGTGGTTCCCGGCCCTGTCGGCCCTCGGCGCGTTCACTCCTCCCTCGGGCACTTCTACCGAAACCTGGCCCGCAGAGTGATCCCACCGGGCGACGAACCCGAGGGCAGCATGATGGCGCTCGCCGCGTTCGGCGACCCCCATCGCTACCGGCCGCAGATCCGCGAACTCGTACGGCTCGGCGATGACGGCGAGGTCCGGATCGGCCACCCCTGGGGCTCGGCGGACAGCAGCACACCGCTGCTGCTCCGTGGCCGCGTCTGGACCGCTGACAACGTCGTGGAGCAAACCGACGCGGAACGGGCCGACCTGGCCGCCGCAGTCCAGGATGTCTTCTCCGAGTCGGTCATCCACATCGCACGCCATCTGCAACGGCTCACAAGAGCCTCGGCGCTGGTGTTCTCGGGTGGGTGCGCCCTGAACTCCCATCTCAACGGCCGACTGGCCGACGACAGCGGTTTCGACACCCTCTTCGTGGCGCCGGCACCACACGACGCGGGCACCGCTGTGGGCGCCGCCTTGTACGCCTGGCACTACCAGCTCGGGCAGGAATGTCTCCAGGTGCCGACCGACGCGGCCTGGGGCCCTAACCCGGGCACTCTGAAAGCGGGTGCGATGCCATCCGGGTACCGCGCTCTGACCGGCCTGGGGGCGGACCTGGCACCGGCGGCGGCAGCGCTGCTCGCTCAGCACCGCATCGTCGGCTGGGTACAGGGACCGCTCGAATTCGGGCCCAGGGCCCTCGGGCACCGCTCGATCCTCGCCCACCCGGGCCACGCCGCCACGCGGGATCGACTCAACGCGATCAAGCAACGAGCTACGTACCGCCCGTTCGCCCCGGCCGTCCTCGCCGAGCACGCCACGAAGTGGTTCATGTCGACGGGCGACCCCTTCATGAACCGCGTCGCCCACGTCCGCCGGTGCCGAGCCGACCGCATAGCCGCGGTCACCCACCACGACGGCACCGCGCGCGTCCAATCCGTGGCCACAGACCACCAAGGCCTGCACGAACTCCTCCAGCGGTTCCACGAGCACACCGGCCTGCCGCTGCTGTTGAACACCTCCTTCAACCTCAAAGGCACGCCGATCCTGCGATCCGCCGAGCAGGCCGTACAGGCGGCAGCCGGCCTCGGGCTCGACGCCCTCGCCGTCGGAGACACCCTCCTGATCGCCGACCAAGTCCCCGACCCCCGGGCTCTACCCCAGCCATCCTTACGAGAGGGGTGA
- the gltX gene encoding glutamate--tRNA ligase, giving the protein MFHVGGARSALYNWAVARQSGGTFVLRIEDTDAARNKPEWIDGIISALAAIGIHGEDAAFEGPYFQSHNAARHSEAAQQLYAAGKAYYCDCTREQLKERTGSEHLGYDGFCRDRGLAFEAGRALRFQTPDEGETVVVDLIRGEPAFPNSAIEDFVIARGDGSPVFLIANVVDDLDEGITQVIRGEEHLSNTPKQQLLWEALGARPPVWAHLPVIVNEKRQKLSKRRDKVALEDYLAEGFLPEAMVNYLMLLGWGPGGDRELMPYEELEQLFRIEDVNTAPAFFDVKKLTAFNGDYIRALAPAQFAAACAPWLVAPYAPWQPEAFDQAVFETVAPLAQTRLALLSEITNNVDFLFLDSPVEDEASWNKAMKAGADGILADVRAEFATVADWEADGLKAVTLAVGEKHGLKLGKAQAPIRVAVTGRTIGLPLFESMELLGRDRVLARLDAAAEKLAAQA; this is encoded by the coding sequence ATGTTCCATGTCGGTGGCGCACGGTCCGCTCTCTACAACTGGGCCGTGGCACGACAGTCCGGCGGCACGTTCGTCCTGCGGATCGAGGACACCGACGCGGCCCGGAACAAGCCGGAGTGGATCGACGGCATCATCAGCGCGCTCGCGGCGATCGGCATCCATGGTGAGGACGCGGCCTTCGAGGGGCCGTATTTCCAGTCTCACAACGCGGCCCGGCACAGCGAGGCCGCCCAGCAGCTGTACGCGGCGGGCAAGGCGTACTACTGCGACTGCACCCGGGAGCAGCTGAAGGAGCGCACCGGGTCGGAGCACCTTGGGTACGACGGGTTCTGTCGGGACCGGGGGCTGGCCTTCGAGGCGGGGCGGGCGCTGCGGTTCCAGACACCGGATGAGGGCGAGACCGTTGTGGTCGACCTGATCCGCGGGGAGCCGGCATTCCCGAACAGTGCGATCGAGGACTTCGTGATCGCCCGCGGTGACGGGTCCCCCGTCTTCCTGATCGCGAACGTGGTCGATGACCTGGACGAGGGCATTACTCAGGTCATCCGCGGCGAGGAGCACCTCTCGAACACGCCGAAGCAGCAGCTGCTGTGGGAGGCGCTCGGTGCCCGGCCGCCGGTGTGGGCGCACCTACCGGTGATCGTGAACGAGAAGCGGCAGAAGCTGTCCAAGCGTCGCGACAAGGTCGCGCTGGAGGACTACCTCGCCGAGGGCTTCCTTCCCGAGGCGATGGTGAACTACCTGATGCTCCTCGGCTGGGGCCCCGGCGGTGACCGGGAGCTCATGCCGTACGAGGAGCTGGAGCAGCTCTTCCGAATCGAGGACGTCAACACCGCCCCGGCGTTCTTCGACGTGAAGAAGCTGACGGCGTTCAACGGCGACTACATCCGTGCCCTGGCGCCCGCGCAGTTCGCAGCCGCCTGCGCGCCGTGGCTCGTCGCCCCGTACGCGCCGTGGCAGCCGGAGGCGTTCGACCAGGCGGTCTTCGAGACGGTGGCACCGCTGGCCCAGACCCGGCTGGCGTTGCTGTCCGAGATCACCAACAACGTGGACTTCCTGTTCCTCGACTCGCCTGTCGAGGACGAGGCGTCGTGGAACAAGGCGATGAAGGCGGGCGCCGACGGCATCCTGGCCGATGTCCGCGCCGAGTTCGCCACCGTCGCGGACTGGGAAGCGGACGGCCTGAAGGCCGTCACGCTCGCTGTGGGAGAGAAGCACGGGCTGAAGCTGGGCAAGGCCCAGGCGCCCATCCGGGTCGCGGTCACCGGCCGAACGATCGGACTCCCGCTGTTCGAGTCCATGGAGCTGCTCGGCCGGGACCGCGTGCTGGCCCGTCTGGACGCCGCGGCCGAGAAGCTGGCCGCGCAGGCGTAA
- a CDS encoding HD domain-containing protein codes for MAVANLPHILTTLATSTWAVGDRSRARVAAGLALAIYAGHTRDQGTPYVQHPLAVVTVLRSELGVTQPETLLLGLLHDALEVDPGSEALVTHQLGAPFAERLRAMTPDHRLERRPKVPGDENRWRVKTAALPAEELLIRLADRIHNLRDLAASPNHERRRKFVRNLTDFHLPLAAAARRLSPHLEAAHTLLNAEYIHHQQEIRP; via the coding sequence ATGGCCGTTGCCAATCTGCCTCACATCCTGACCACACTCGCTACCAGCACATGGGCCGTCGGGGACCGTTCCCGCGCCCGTGTGGCTGCCGGTCTGGCCCTCGCGATCTACGCCGGGCATACCCGGGATCAGGGCACCCCGTACGTCCAGCATCCGCTCGCCGTCGTCACGGTTCTGCGGTCCGAGCTCGGCGTCACACAGCCCGAAACCCTCCTCCTCGGCCTTTTGCACGACGCCCTGGAGGTCGATCCGGGCTCAGAGGCTCTCGTCACCCACCAGCTGGGGGCACCCTTCGCTGAACGCCTACGCGCGATGACGCCCGACCATCGGCTCGAACGCCGGCCCAAGGTTCCGGGCGACGAGAACCGATGGCGCGTGAAGACAGCGGCCCTCCCCGCGGAGGAGCTCCTGATACGGCTGGCCGACCGTATCCACAACCTGCGCGACCTGGCCGCCTCGCCGAACCATGAACGCCGGCGGAAGTTCGTACGGAACCTCACAGACTTCCACCTCCCCCTGGCCGCCGCCGCACGCCGCCTCAGCCCTCACCTGGAAGCCGCGCACACGCTGCTCAACGCCGAGTACATCCACCACCAACAGGAGATACGCCCGTGA
- a CDS encoding ATP-binding protein: MRDHTSTSRDRPGSVLERDTGRPISAPSHGYADGGGTTTLITDLPYGPKAAAVAREAVAVALLGTEADLLDDARLIGSELATNAFASGNPPLVLCVDRRSPVVGGLEVEITVTDGGCPRPAPTCHPAPEEQAESGRGLVLVEALADAWSLTTGTDGTRAWCRLTRASSSSPARTL, translated from the coding sequence TTGAGAGACCACACGAGCACCTCCCGAGACCGTCCGGGCAGTGTGCTGGAGCGCGACACCGGGCGACCGATCTCCGCGCCCTCACACGGGTACGCCGATGGCGGCGGTACGACCACGCTGATCACGGACCTGCCGTACGGGCCGAAGGCGGCTGCGGTCGCTCGGGAAGCCGTCGCTGTGGCGCTCCTCGGCACCGAGGCGGACCTGCTCGACGACGCCCGACTGATCGGGTCGGAACTCGCAACGAATGCGTTCGCCTCGGGGAACCCGCCCCTGGTCCTGTGCGTGGACCGCAGGAGCCCGGTCGTCGGTGGCCTGGAGGTCGAGATCACCGTGACCGACGGTGGCTGCCCTCGACCCGCGCCTACCTGTCACCCGGCGCCCGAGGAGCAGGCCGAATCGGGGCGGGGCCTGGTCCTCGTCGAGGCACTGGCCGACGCCTGGTCCTTGACGACCGGAACCGACGGCACCCGCGCCTGGTGCCGGCTGACGCGCGCGTCCAGCTCTTCGCCTGCGAGAACGCTCTGA
- a CDS encoding radical SAM protein yields MPTTRHRDLTAAFAATGRNHPYLAFTLNSLCNLDCVFCKPRCMPDYGHKDRPLTTADYAAIAAEAGVWKIRKAHCSGGEPTLRADILDVIEGLADGLGPDAAIGMTSHGNLRRGLSVKKLHRAGLTYLNLSLHSLDPTRSATIMGGGDPRTTMRTLDEALSLGMRVKINCVLQRTYLDDAFAVAELARDLPVAVRLIELQNIGPAQALFDTEFINEADVRNRLHEWFAGAGEVSREQLGVRSPGQYLRPDGWAGSIGFISNSSCATCSDANRIKITPTGMARPCILHNRDIPLKPHLADSTLGDAFAHLFQAMLDRNTNDAWQGFHYVDYDLRWDRMERPEGTPVLLPLLPVLPSDAAQPSCTRASTGEQ; encoded by the coding sequence ATGCCCACCACCCGCCACCGTGACCTGACCGCAGCCTTCGCGGCTACCGGCCGCAACCACCCCTATCTGGCCTTCACTCTGAACTCGTTGTGCAACCTGGACTGCGTGTTCTGCAAGCCCCGCTGCATGCCGGACTACGGGCACAAAGACCGCCCCCTGACCACCGCCGACTACGCTGCCATCGCCGCCGAGGCCGGAGTCTGGAAGATTCGGAAGGCGCACTGCTCCGGCGGCGAACCGACCCTGCGGGCGGACATCCTCGACGTGATCGAGGGCCTCGCCGACGGCCTCGGGCCCGACGCCGCGATCGGCATGACGAGCCACGGCAACCTGCGCCGCGGGCTTAGCGTGAAGAAGCTGCACCGCGCCGGACTGACGTACCTCAACCTCAGCCTCCACAGCCTCGACCCGACGCGATCCGCCACGATCATGGGCGGCGGCGACCCGCGCACGACTATGCGCACCCTCGACGAGGCCCTCTCCCTCGGAATGCGGGTGAAGATCAACTGCGTCCTCCAACGCACTTACCTGGACGACGCCTTCGCCGTGGCCGAGCTGGCCCGCGACCTACCTGTCGCCGTCCGTCTGATCGAACTCCAGAACATCGGCCCCGCACAGGCGCTGTTCGACACCGAGTTCATCAACGAGGCGGACGTCCGCAATCGTCTCCATGAATGGTTCGCGGGTGCGGGGGAGGTCTCTCGTGAACAGCTCGGGGTCCGTAGCCCCGGGCAGTATCTCCGTCCCGACGGCTGGGCGGGCTCGATCGGCTTCATCTCCAACTCCAGCTGTGCCACCTGCTCCGACGCCAATCGCATCAAGATCACGCCCACTGGTATGGCCCGCCCCTGCATCCTCCACAACCGTGACATCCCCCTGAAGCCCCACCTCGCCGACAGCACCCTCGGCGACGCCTTCGCCCACCTCTTCCAGGCCATGCTCGACCGCAACACGAACGACGCCTGGCAGGGCTTCCATTACGTCGACTACGACCTTCGCTGGGACCGGATGGAGCGTCCCGAGGGCACCCCGGTCCTGCTGCCCCTGCTCCCCGTCCTCCCCTCGGACGCGGCCCAGCCCTCGTGCACCCGAGCCTCCACCGGAGAGCAGTGA
- a CDS encoding radical SAM protein, with protein MPARASQPRALKTTKIKITTKCNRSCDFCIFADGAQGENMAPELFSTILTRLETIPFQQLHINGGEPTVHRDFPALSEAARTHLPDKVMVLGTNAITLARNQRIMEATLRSYDQVLIGCDDEHENYAEVHAVVPRLREAGKTVVVNSVLEGISSSRLVELTRLCDTYGAIHVTNHVHHVDVGQPSNELRGICDRYLDQHLMIEMDGSCYRCFNAMAKVDSEFSIWDEDFAAKVFAPRGHHFRFCLRCHEYTDSGAALLPARIPTA; from the coding sequence ATGCCCGCGCGTGCGTCCCAGCCCCGCGCCCTGAAAACGACGAAGATCAAGATCACGACGAAGTGCAACCGGTCCTGCGACTTCTGCATATTCGCCGACGGCGCCCAGGGCGAGAACATGGCCCCAGAGCTGTTCTCCACCATCCTGACCCGGCTGGAGACCATCCCTTTCCAGCAGTTGCACATCAACGGCGGCGAACCCACCGTGCACCGGGACTTCCCCGCTCTCAGCGAAGCCGCCCGGACACACCTGCCGGACAAGGTCATGGTTCTGGGCACGAACGCCATCACGCTGGCCCGCAACCAGCGGATCATGGAGGCCACGCTCCGCTCGTACGACCAGGTCCTCATCGGCTGCGACGACGAACACGAGAACTACGCCGAAGTGCACGCCGTCGTGCCCCGTCTCCGCGAAGCCGGCAAGACCGTGGTCGTCAACAGCGTGCTGGAAGGCATCAGTTCCTCCCGTCTCGTGGAGCTCACGAGGCTGTGCGACACGTACGGCGCGATCCACGTCACCAACCACGTGCACCACGTCGACGTCGGCCAGCCGTCGAACGAGCTGCGCGGCATCTGCGATCGCTACCTCGACCAGCACCTGATGATCGAGATGGACGGCTCCTGCTACCGCTGCTTCAACGCCATGGCGAAGGTCGACAGCGAATTCAGCATCTGGGACGAGGACTTCGCGGCCAAAGTGTTCGCTCCCCGAGGCCATCACTTCCGGTTCTGCCTTCGCTGCCACGAGTACACCGACTCGGGCGCCGCTCTCCTGCCCGCCCGCATTCCGACCGCATGA
- a CDS encoding glycosyltransferase family 4 protein: MRIDHATPPSPSAEAPTAVRHPRVVVALHEGLYGAESGTGFSNRAFLTALARLLPTGRLSVISPPVSETAVAHDRRWRREVQLMLDEAEAEVITIPEVQMPPDSVRGSTHLCALAGRAAARVADRTSHCLLVGLDVPFLGLAAYTSPTTDLLLVPRSAAALTRPGDLSRIHWEREALRAATAQGGRIGAISTHMRNHLVTNCAIPRADIVNIPNGLIREEMARPTHVRPLPFKARAGFLLAMGRAVPSKGFEDLLEALHVLKERGVRLPHLLLAAVTSGDHEHLTSYQRDLAAGIRAYDLSATLITRFTPSIRSWLHSPALHAVVVPSREEPFGRIPLEAFAAGAGAVVATSAGGLAQTVIEGETGFTAAPRDSPSLASALHRALTALPRERERLRNAGAALVRSRHDYEANIGSAIGRIAPWALAPSPTGESRSQ; encoded by the coding sequence GTGCGCATCGACCATGCGACCCCACCGTCCCCGTCCGCTGAAGCACCGACGGCCGTTCGTCATCCTCGCGTAGTCGTCGCCCTTCACGAGGGCCTTTACGGCGCTGAGTCGGGCACCGGCTTCAGTAACCGTGCCTTCCTCACGGCGCTCGCTCGCCTCCTGCCGACGGGCCGCCTCTCCGTGATCTCCCCACCCGTCTCTGAAACAGCGGTCGCGCACGATCGGCGGTGGCGCCGCGAGGTCCAGCTGATGCTGGACGAGGCGGAGGCCGAGGTGATCACGATTCCCGAGGTCCAGATGCCCCCGGATTCGGTCCGCGGCTCCACGCACCTGTGCGCCCTGGCGGGGAGGGCTGCCGCACGCGTCGCCGATCGCACGAGCCACTGCCTGCTCGTCGGCCTCGACGTTCCCTTCCTCGGCCTCGCGGCTTACACGTCACCGACCACAGACCTGCTGCTCGTCCCCCGCTCCGCAGCGGCCCTGACGCGGCCTGGCGACCTGTCCCGAATCCACTGGGAACGTGAGGCCCTGCGGGCGGCGACCGCCCAGGGCGGTCGGATCGGGGCCATCTCCACCCACATGCGAAACCACCTCGTCACGAACTGTGCCATCCCGCGAGCGGACATTGTGAACATCCCGAACGGGCTGATCCGAGAGGAGATGGCCAGGCCGACGCATGTTCGGCCCCTGCCCTTCAAGGCCCGAGCCGGCTTTCTGCTTGCGATGGGGCGCGCGGTGCCCAGCAAGGGGTTCGAAGACCTCCTGGAGGCGCTGCACGTTCTGAAGGAACGAGGGGTCCGCCTTCCGCATCTGCTCCTGGCGGCCGTCACGTCAGGTGATCACGAGCACCTGACCTCGTACCAGAGGGACCTGGCGGCAGGTATCCGCGCCTACGACTTGTCCGCGACGCTGATCACCCGCTTCACCCCCTCCATCCGCTCCTGGCTGCACAGCCCCGCGCTGCACGCGGTCGTCGTTCCCTCACGCGAGGAGCCCTTCGGACGGATACCTCTGGAGGCGTTCGCAGCGGGGGCGGGGGCGGTCGTCGCCACCAGCGCCGGCGGACTGGCCCAGACCGTCATCGAAGGCGAGACCGGATTCACCGCCGCACCCAGGGACTCCCCGTCTCTGGCGTCCGCCCTGCACCGAGCCCTGACCGCCCTGCCTCGAGAACGCGAGCGGCTCCGGAACGCCGGTGCGGCTCTGGTGCGTTCACGCCACGACTACGAGGCCAACATCGGCTCCGCCATCGGCCGCATCGCCCCCTGGGCTCTGGCTCCGTCGCCCACCGGGGAAAGCAGGAGCCAGTGA
- a CDS encoding glycosyltransferase, whose amino-acid sequence MRRIVYSMEPVGRTGGRVYLRMLHEATAGDVEWRTVPDHKRTYRVRRWRKIRHLARLAPTVRALSSAATGTFVWDDLSLLLFTPEMRARTVFLLHHYEPLQHDSTPVEAMLWERLFRVLPQCAAVVCVSPYWADFLRSRGVHNVRVIYNAFDMTEIERARALDRAECRAEFDLAADTIGVYAGKAVHWKGTAEVAEVLAGAPGLQVITSGSNTIGFGGTHYDVERERYLRLLRACDVGVFLPRMREGWSRCAAEALLLGLPCLIRPVAGLGDLAALTGQPAPDLDRLSTQVREHATARRTEAKAAYEALARFDLHYFGNAWGDLLAQVA is encoded by the coding sequence GTGAGACGGATCGTGTACTCGATGGAGCCGGTTGGTCGGACCGGCGGCCGGGTCTACCTCCGGATGCTTCACGAGGCGACCGCCGGCGATGTTGAGTGGCGCACGGTTCCGGACCACAAGCGCACCTACCGCGTCCGCCGCTGGCGGAAGATCCGCCACCTCGCCCGACTGGCCCCGACCGTCCGGGCGCTGAGTTCCGCCGCCACCGGCACCTTCGTGTGGGACGACCTCAGCCTGCTGCTCTTCACACCGGAGATGCGGGCCCGCACGGTGTTCCTCCTGCACCACTACGAGCCGTTACAGCACGACTCCACTCCTGTGGAGGCCATGCTCTGGGAACGGCTGTTCCGGGTGCTGCCGCAGTGTGCGGCCGTGGTGTGCGTATCCCCGTACTGGGCTGACTTCCTCCGGTCCCGCGGTGTCCACAACGTACGGGTGATCTACAACGCCTTCGACATGACCGAGATCGAGCGGGCACGCGCCCTTGACCGGGCCGAGTGCCGCGCCGAATTCGACCTGGCCGCGGACACGATCGGCGTGTACGCGGGCAAGGCCGTCCACTGGAAGGGCACCGCGGAGGTCGCGGAGGTCTTGGCCGGCGCACCCGGGCTTCAAGTGATCACCAGCGGCAGCAACACCATCGGCTTCGGCGGTACGCACTACGACGTGGAGCGCGAGCGATACCTGCGGCTGCTGCGGGCATGCGACGTCGGCGTCTTCCTGCCCCGGATGCGGGAGGGCTGGAGCCGCTGCGCAGCCGAGGCACTGCTGCTCGGGCTGCCCTGCCTGATCCGGCCGGTCGCGGGCCTCGGCGATCTCGCGGCCCTGACCGGCCAGCCGGCGCCAGACCTCGACCGTCTATCGACGCAGGTCCGGGAACACGCTACGGCGCGCCGAACCGAAGCCAAGGCCGCGTACGAGGCCCTGGCCCGGTTCGACCTGCACTACTTCGGAAACGCCTGGGGCGACCTTCTCGCGCAGGTCGCCTGA
- a CDS encoding D-2-hydroxyacid dehydrogenase: MTRPVVLINLESPHSFWRLSAEHKRSLRASFPSVEFCTAAEEDVPYRLAEASVYFGWRFEPSWLVGAPHLNWIASPAAGTDHLPAAEAHSAGVALTRSYGFHGRPMAEHAMGLILGFSRGLFTSQRVQRNRTWWKDDLAEEFFDLAGSTMTIVGCGSIGGHLARTARAFGMDVIGVRRTPPVAAGDGITWMHASAVHQAVAVGDVVVDLLPATRATNHLFDHGLFAACKPGAVFLNLGRATTVDQSALLAALNTGHLRGAALDVSDPRPLPARHPLRLHPRVVLTPKSSTLCHTYMDEAVAFFAENLRRFLAGQPLNGLAEVPDAHSPLAGG; this comes from the coding sequence GTGACCCGGCCGGTGGTGCTCATCAACCTGGAATCCCCCCACTCGTTCTGGCGGTTGTCCGCCGAGCACAAGCGTTCCCTACGTGCTTCCTTCCCGAGTGTGGAGTTCTGTACGGCCGCCGAGGAGGACGTGCCGTACCGGCTGGCGGAAGCCAGCGTCTACTTCGGCTGGCGGTTCGAACCCTCCTGGCTGGTCGGCGCACCGCATCTGAACTGGATCGCATCCCCGGCCGCCGGCACCGACCATCTGCCCGCTGCCGAGGCGCACTCCGCCGGGGTGGCCCTGACCCGCTCGTACGGGTTCCACGGCCGTCCCATGGCCGAGCACGCCATGGGGCTGATCCTGGGCTTCTCTCGCGGGTTGTTCACGAGCCAGCGCGTTCAGCGGAACCGGACCTGGTGGAAGGACGACCTCGCCGAGGAGTTCTTCGACCTGGCCGGGTCGACGATGACCATCGTCGGCTGCGGCAGCATCGGAGGCCACCTCGCTCGCACCGCGCGCGCCTTCGGTATGGACGTGATCGGAGTACGTCGGACGCCACCTGTGGCAGCGGGGGACGGGATCACCTGGATGCACGCCTCGGCGGTGCACCAGGCCGTTGCCGTCGGCGACGTGGTGGTCGACCTGCTGCCGGCCACCCGGGCCACAAACCATCTCTTCGACCACGGCCTCTTCGCGGCCTGTAAGCCGGGAGCCGTCTTCCTCAACCTCGGCCGTGCGACAACCGTCGACCAGTCGGCCCTCCTAGCCGCCCTCAATACCGGCCACCTGCGGGGCGCCGCGCTGGACGTATCCGACCCGAGGCCCCTGCCCGCTCGCCATCCGCTGCGGCTCCACCCCCGGGTCGTGCTCACGCCGAAGAGTTCGACGCTCTGCCACACGTACATGGACGAGGCGGTCGCGTTCTTCGCCGAGAACCTGCGCCGATTCCTTGCTGGCCAGCCGCTCAACGGCCTGGCCGAAGTACCCGACGCCCATTCCCCCCTCGCAGGAGGCTGA